CAGGCTTTCGTCGTAATCGGCCCGCAGTTCCGGCTTGAACGTCAGCAGGTCGCGACGACAGACGATCTCGAGCCGACCTTTACCAGCGACCGGAGAGACGCCGCTGACCAACAGCGTTTCGCCCGCCGTCGCTTCGGCCGGCGAATTGATTTCAGCCGCTTGGGTACGGGGGAGTTTCAACAGCGGATCACCGATCAAATTAAACAGCTGCACATGCTCGCGGCGTTCGTCTTTTAGTAGCTCTGGCTTGGGGCTGACGAGCCGCGCAAGCGAATCGAGCAACTTCCGATTGCCTCCCTTGGCGGCGGCGTCGACCATGTCCCGCTTGGCGTACAGGATCAACTCCCCGAGCGTCTCGCGATTGTTGTGGAAGTATTCTTCCAGCATTTCGGCGCCCATCACCGACATCGCGTACGGCATCGTCACGCGCGAACCTGCATAGACCGCGACTGGTCCTCCCTGGCGCCGTAGCATCTCTTCGGCCAGGCAATCATTCGGCTCGTCAAACGCGCCGGTGTAGCAGGCCAGGAAGATCGCGATCGGCGAACCGTTTTGGCAGTTCAGCCGACCAACGTCGTTCGCTTGAAAGATCGGGTAGTATCGGCGGTTGGGCACATGGATGTAGTCCAAGTAGCGTCGCTGACCATGACCAATATAGATCCAGAAGAGGCAGCCGTCGTTCAGCTGGTTAACCGTTTCGTCTTGGAACTCGCGCGGGTCAGGGCAGTAGGGACTGCGCCAACTGGCGTAGGCGACTTGGGTTTCAAACGACGAGGGGACTTCGTCGGTCAGGAACTTTTTGGTGATTGATTCCATCATCGAATCGGCCAAGAGACCAAACCCGCCGACTCCGGCAACGACGTTTAGTTGACGCCGCCAGGCGCCGGGAGCATCGTCTTGTTCGTAGGTCAGGATCTTCGCAACGACCGTTTCGAGTTGCTGCGGAGTTCGAACCGACAAGCGGCCGACGGCCACGTCCGGGATTAGGTCGTCATCGATGTCGGCGTAGTAGTTGTCGGTGGCCAGAGTTGGCTCGGAACCAAAATGAACGTTGACTACCGCGGGCATCTCGTGAGT
This sequence is a window from Blastopirellula retiformator. Protein-coding genes within it:
- a CDS encoding C25 family cysteine peptidase; amino-acid sequence: MHAAIAALLATLTLGAAPQPPTDTLVVCPESLVPALRPWLDYRASQGHQIGLITETGSKERIRAAIRETAKSGPLRWVVLVGDVPGADAPPGSPTVPTHEMPAVVNVHFGSEPTLATDNYYADIDDDLIPDVAVGRLSVRTPQQLETVVAKILTYEQDDAPGAWRRQLNVVAGVGGFGLLADSMMESITKKFLTDEVPSSFETQVAYASWRSPYCPDPREFQDETVNQLNDGCLFWIYIGHGQRRYLDYIHVPNRRYYPIFQANDVGRLNCQNGSPIAIFLACYTGAFDEPNDCLAEEMLRRQGGPVAVYAGSRVTMPYAMSVMGAEMLEEYFHNNRETLGELILYAKRDMVDAAAKGGNRKLLDSLARLVSPKPELLKDERREHVQLFNLIGDPLLKLPRTQAAEINSPAEATAGETLLVSGVSPVAGKGRLEIVCRRDLLTFKPELRADYDESLPDFPSVYRQANDRCWHSIEIDLAAGPFETTIPLPAHCAGECHVRLFVEGADVCALGACDVKVAPPEANTQTP